In Phormidium yuhuli AB48, one genomic interval encodes:
- a CDS encoding DUF928 domain-containing protein, producing the protein MLSYLLFLSTTFGFVTPEMIVTNPDKTQKAEIGKIQPPPMIAILNLNNLPDRGYPSGRRRGAASRDQVCPAEYLDLTALVPESNFGLTWSSNPSFWYYIPDIENTTISGEFTISEVLEDNAEKNIYRNSFQLQEGILKISPSLDQKLEDGKTYTLFFKIHCNLRSSEDYSYVRSQIQKNSMPANVETGMVASSLSERLQLYAEYGIWYDLVSELGQKLLEDPNNAELQEMWDELLEKADLENLLGHDLREL; encoded by the coding sequence ATGTTGAGTTATCTCCTTTTTCTATCGACAACTTTCGGTTTTGTAACGCCAGAAATGATTGTAACCAATCCTGACAAAACTCAGAAGGCTGAGATTGGGAAAATACAGCCTCCTCCGATGATTGCTATTTTGAACTTAAACAACCTACCGGATCGAGGTTATCCGAGTGGTCGTCGTCGGGGAGCCGCAAGCAGAGACCAGGTATGTCCTGCTGAATACCTCGACCTGACTGCATTGGTCCCTGAAAGCAATTTTGGATTAACTTGGTCGAGTAATCCTAGTTTCTGGTATTACATTCCTGACATCGAAAATACCACAATTAGTGGAGAATTTACCATCAGCGAAGTTCTGGAAGACAATGCTGAAAAAAACATCTATAGAAATTCATTTCAATTACAAGAAGGGATTTTAAAAATCTCGCCTTCTTTAGATCAAAAATTGGAGGATGGAAAAACCTACACATTGTTCTTCAAAATTCACTGTAATCTCAGGAGTTCAGAAGATTACAGTTATGTGAGAAGTCAAATCCAGAAAAATTCGATGCCCGCCAATGTTGAGACAGGGATGGTCGCCAGCTCTTTATCGGAACGCCTTCAGCTTTATGCTGAGTATGGCATTTGGTATGATTTGGTGTCAGAGCTGGGGCAGAAGCTTTTAGAAGATCCAAATAATGCGGAGCTTCAAGAAATGTGGGATGAATTATTGGAAAAAGCGGATCTGGAAAATCTGTTAGGTCACGATCTGCGGGAACTCTAG
- a CDS encoding CHAT domain-containing protein, producing the protein MMRISGALRFCVCLLLGCVISLAIPVLRPDVGVTAPPLDSSLLAQSSEPDVLLRRGRTAYEAGEMASAAESLQEAAQAYGERGEPLNQAIALNYLSLAQQQQGQWREATEAIQESLTLIGVPSATARDDRQRLFAAALTTQGQLQLALGQAEAAFESWQEAERRYERLGDVEGRWGSQLNQARALEALGLYRRSCDQLLDVLTSGALTCDGLAADDPDVRTRQRGELLAAIERQPDSPLKAMALRSLGNQLRLLGQLEASERILQASLDTSELDGDRSLAYLSLGNTAKAKVNRAFNLRQFDIEEDDDLTQAKASSLDSYAMTALGYYQRAIDLSSSPSLRLQGQLNRLDVLSDLIRIIPQRADYLQNKLDFELIVISPANPLVSDYQQQIAISSSQVQQLTQEAEQLINQIYPDLSSLPLSKVKVESQLKLACHALDCNQINLQQPTNNLGFHRERVFNLIQQSITEADQLGSLGLQSYGYGVLGKFQEQGRDWDEAITATREALMLSTQEVRKDLSYQWQWQMGRILQTRHEEDFGVAEVSSEAINYYRQASKSLKQLRQELAALDSIIQYDFRDNVEPVYKQFVELLLRGDTVSSDSLEEARNAIEDLRIAELNNFFQDACITEEEVEVDEIIDKQDPTAALIYTIILDDRLEVIAKLPGQDLSHHSVTQNEQGYFQKVLWNLYVGLIDVTRNRSDVKPNAQEIYEWLIAPISPKLEESNVKTLVFFLDTILQRIPMSVLYNQNTDKFLIEDYAIAITPGIKIIQPQSFDTVGVSVLGGGLSESRENLADLPGVELEIENISQLLPTRVLLNQTFTRSAVENLVGSGLFSVIHLATHGNFSSDPEQTYLVLSDELLKVRSMDAVFRLNPLATANMIELLVMSACKTAQGDERAALGLSGMAVRSGARSTVATLWPADDESTAKVMPDFYEQLKAGKNKAEALRAAQLNFLNQLRYEGVDNPKMEFRKWAPYILVGNWL; encoded by the coding sequence ATGATGCGTATTTCTGGTGCGTTACGCTTTTGCGTCTGCTTGCTGCTGGGATGTGTGATTAGCCTAGCTATCCCGGTACTCCGGCCCGATGTGGGGGTCACGGCTCCCCCGTTGGATAGCTCCCTCTTGGCTCAGTCATCAGAGCCAGATGTTTTGCTGCGTCGGGGACGAACGGCCTATGAGGCGGGAGAGATGGCCTCAGCGGCTGAGTCGTTGCAGGAGGCGGCCCAGGCCTATGGGGAACGGGGGGAACCGTTGAATCAGGCGATCGCCCTCAACTACCTCTCTCTGGCGCAACAGCAGCAGGGTCAGTGGAGGGAGGCCACAGAGGCAATTCAGGAGAGTTTGACCTTGATTGGGGTTCCGAGTGCCACGGCGCGGGATGACCGGCAACGGCTGTTTGCTGCCGCCTTGACCACTCAGGGACAGTTGCAATTGGCGTTAGGGCAGGCAGAAGCGGCGTTTGAGAGTTGGCAGGAGGCGGAACGGCGCTATGAGCGGTTGGGGGATGTTGAGGGCCGTTGGGGCAGTCAACTCAATCAGGCTCGGGCGTTGGAGGCGTTAGGGTTGTATCGGCGATCGTGCGATCAATTGTTGGATGTCTTGACCTCTGGGGCGTTGACTTGTGATGGTTTGGCGGCGGATGACCCGGATGTGAGAACTCGTCAGCGGGGGGAGTTGTTGGCGGCGATCGAGCGGCAGCCGGATTCTCCGTTGAAAGCGATGGCCTTGCGGAGTTTGGGGAATCAGTTACGGCTGTTGGGCCAGTTGGAAGCCTCTGAACGCATCTTACAAGCTAGTTTAGATACTAGCGAATTGGATGGCGATCGAAGTCTTGCCTATCTGAGTCTAGGGAATACGGCCAAAGCCAAAGTCAACAGAGCCTTTAACTTACGCCAGTTTGATATAGAGGAGGATGATGATCTGACACAAGCTAAAGCTAGCAGTCTCGATAGCTATGCCATGACAGCCCTTGGATATTATCAACGGGCCATTGATCTAAGTTCCTCTCCCAGCCTGAGGTTGCAAGGCCAGTTAAACCGATTAGATGTTTTGTCTGACTTAATCCGGATTATTCCTCAAAGAGCTGACTATCTACAAAACAAACTAGATTTTGAGCTGATTGTTATTTCTCCAGCGAATCCATTGGTTAGTGATTATCAACAACAAATTGCTATATCATCTAGCCAGGTTCAACAGTTGACCCAAGAAGCTGAACAGTTGATTAACCAAATTTATCCTGATCTCTCATCATTACCCCTCAGTAAAGTTAAAGTGGAAAGTCAGTTAAAGTTGGCTTGTCACGCCCTCGATTGCAATCAGATTAACTTACAACAACCCACTAATAATTTGGGGTTTCATCGAGAGAGGGTTTTCAACCTCATTCAACAGTCCATTACCGAAGCTGATCAATTGGGAAGCCTGGGACTTCAGTCTTATGGATATGGAGTTTTGGGTAAATTCCAAGAACAAGGCAGAGACTGGGATGAAGCTATTACTGCTACTCGGGAGGCCCTGATGCTCTCGACCCAAGAAGTTCGCAAAGATTTATCGTATCAGTGGCAATGGCAGATGGGACGAATCTTGCAAACTCGTCATGAAGAAGATTTTGGAGTAGCAGAAGTCTCAAGTGAAGCGATTAACTATTATCGTCAAGCTTCTAAAAGCCTAAAACAATTAAGGCAAGAATTGGCGGCACTCGATTCAATAATTCAGTACGACTTCAGAGACAACGTGGAACCTGTTTACAAACAGTTTGTCGAGTTGCTTCTCCGAGGTGACACAGTGAGTTCAGATTCTTTGGAGGAAGCAAGAAATGCCATTGAAGATTTGAGAATTGCTGAGTTGAATAACTTCTTTCAAGATGCGTGCATTACCGAAGAAGAAGTTGAAGTTGATGAAATCATTGATAAACAAGATCCGACAGCCGCGTTAATTTACACAATCATATTGGATGATAGACTTGAGGTGATTGCAAAGTTACCCGGTCAAGACTTATCTCACCACTCCGTCACTCAGAATGAACAGGGATACTTTCAAAAAGTTTTGTGGAATTTGTACGTGGGCTTAATTGACGTTACCAGAAATAGAAGCGACGTTAAACCGAACGCCCAAGAAATTTATGAGTGGTTGATAGCGCCTATTTCTCCTAAACTCGAAGAGAGTAATGTCAAAACATTGGTGTTTTTTTTAGACACGATATTGCAGAGAATCCCAATGTCAGTCCTTTATAATCAAAATACTGACAAATTTCTTATAGAGGACTATGCGATCGCGATTACCCCCGGAATTAAGATCATACAGCCGCAATCCTTTGACACAGTTGGCGTTAGCGTCCTAGGTGGGGGACTATCTGAGTCAAGAGAGAACTTGGCAGATCTACCAGGAGTAGAACTAGAGATTGAAAACATCAGTCAACTCTTACCAACCCGGGTTCTGCTCAATCAGACCTTCACACGTTCAGCCGTAGAAAATTTAGTTGGATCAGGCTTATTTTCTGTGATCCATCTAGCTACCCACGGCAATTTCAGCTCAGATCCAGAACAAACTTACCTTGTTTTATCAGATGAGCTTCTAAAAGTGAGAAGCATGGATGCTGTATTCCGATTAAATCCCTTAGCTACAGCTAATATGATTGAATTGCTAGTGATGAGTGCTTGCAAAACAGCCCAAGGGGACGAACGAGCGGCATTAGGTTTAAGTGGAATGGCCGTCCGTTCTGGTGCAAGAAGTACAGTTGCCACTTTGTGGCCAGCAGATGATGAATCAACGGCTAAGGTAATGCCTGATTTTTACGAACAACTCAAAGCTGGTAAAAATAAAGCAGAAGCCTTAAGAGCTGCTCAGCTTAATTTTTTAAATCAGTTAAGATACGAAGGTGTAGATAATCCTAAGATGGAATTCAGAAAATGGGCTCCTTATATTTTAGTCGGTAACTGGCTCTAG
- a CDS encoding two-partner secretion domain-containing protein produces the protein MISRWSPFWLTSSILLGGFSATPIAVAQTPIVPDNTLPTNSQVIQEGDVLRLEGGTLNNTGNNLFHSFQEFSLPTGMEARFENSQTLDNIFTRITGDLPSEIDGLLSVDGTANFFLLNPNGILFGENAQLNLGGSFFATSAESLNFENGGQFSATLPENVPLLSINTPTGLQYGANPGSITNRSLASFEDVIPDGEPVSFPVGLEVFPGNTIGLIGGDVNLEGGIVSTFGGRIELGSVGDNAQVRLIPTDEGFALDYSQVEGFRDIRLSDFASVDASGEGGGSIQVQGRQVTLTDDSGIISNTEGALDGGSISLTAESLSLTGGGFLDTSTFGEGRGGDLSVRVSELIELRGTTPDEQFPSGFFTQTEALGDAGDLTMRARRLEISDGAQISLSTFAEGQGGNLDLVVSETLELSGRSESGILASSITTNADVNSLGNGGDLSIQSPQITLLDGAEISATSFAAGNAGNLTIRASEFLELSGSEGVIPSGIATQVEPGLTDEALPGGRGGDILIETAELRVFDEGLITAVTAGAGPGGNITLNTQRIFARDGGQILSNTVMSGAGGTLEANASELIELTGTSPDGQQPSGLFTQSQGLLVEGGAGNAGALRVNTNRLNLTAGAAIAADTFLDGQGGSINVTASDRIQLSGRSILPSDSPAADPDGRLPSRITAQTTGTGNAGGVTLNSPFLSVTDGAQVGVDARLGGGAAGDVTLNSSDIRLQRMGRITGETASGQGGNLRFTSEDIRLLDDSNISTTAGTANLPGDGGNISINTNTLVGLGNSNISANAFEGSGGVIEITTEGLFGLQVRSRQDLEQLSDNLIEFDPRNLDSNDITAISRTNPQLEGIVEINTPEVDPVSALIELEDRPVNAAVDQNPCIQGSETEFVQTGSSGLPPSPNDPFSGTTGWEDLRLDPLDDPQVREDSAEPLPSTPRQIRQAQTWQVNAEGELVLTAPGTGSNYRPPAAPDNCSPQSQALQSEKSDRPGPSSPNQAFQVQGFQFEGNTVLSDAELAQSIDEEFRHGDLQFQDLQAVADQITEEYNKRGYITSGAYIPPQTTQNRVVTVQILEGTLEDIRVRTSGNLNPNYVVRRIQRFTQGPVNQKQLLQALQLLQLDPRIDRLSAELGAGVRAGTNLLNVQVQESNALSASLSLDNDRSPTVGSFRQQVDSGIANLFGIGDVATLAYSNTEGTANWNLGYRLPINALDGTIGFLYSTGDSRIVEAPFDQVDIQADTRTYEVSYRQPLLRQVQPRFEENDGENHGENEPSVPQDYVFREFAVGLSASRRDTQTSILDRNFPLSPGADDQGETNISVLRLFQDWTQRDSREVFALRSEFSLGVNWFGATVNDGEPDSEFFAWRGQAQWVRRLSGMDRPGEAGTRVLLRGDAQLASTSLVPIEQFSLGGRRRMRGYRQDVLLADSGLFGSAEVQLPLFQFARRQGTVWLAPFVEAGTVWNLGDRANPETSTLASAGLGLRLQLGDRLTAAFDWGIPLIELDTGNNTLQDNGLYFSIRFNPL, from the coding sequence ATGATTTCACGATGGTCTCCCTTCTGGCTTACTAGCAGCATTCTTCTGGGTGGTTTCAGTGCAACCCCAATCGCCGTTGCCCAAACCCCTATCGTCCCCGATAACACCCTCCCCACCAACTCCCAAGTCATCCAAGAGGGGGATGTATTACGCCTTGAAGGTGGAACCCTGAATAATACGGGAAATAACCTCTTCCACAGCTTCCAGGAATTTTCCCTCCCCACTGGGATGGAAGCGCGATTCGAGAATAGCCAAACCCTGGACAATATCTTCACCCGCATCACCGGCGACTTGCCTTCAGAGATTGATGGTCTTCTCTCCGTGGATGGAACGGCGAACTTTTTTCTCCTCAACCCCAATGGGATTCTCTTCGGGGAAAACGCACAACTGAACCTAGGCGGGTCTTTCTTTGCCACCAGTGCTGAGAGCCTCAACTTTGAAAACGGGGGTCAATTCAGTGCGACTCTGCCTGAAAATGTCCCCCTGCTGAGCATCAATACTCCAACTGGACTGCAATACGGCGCCAATCCCGGCAGCATTACCAATCGTTCCCTTGCCAGCTTTGAAGATGTCATCCCAGATGGAGAACCCGTATCTTTTCCCGTGGGGTTGGAGGTGTTTCCGGGCAATACCATTGGCTTAATTGGCGGGGATGTGAACCTTGAAGGGGGCATCGTCTCTACTTTCGGCGGACGCATTGAACTCGGGAGTGTGGGAGACAATGCCCAGGTTCGCCTAATCCCCACCGATGAAGGATTTGCTCTGGACTACAGTCAGGTTGAGGGGTTTCGCGATATCCGACTTTCTGACTTTGCCTCGGTAGATGCCAGTGGCGAAGGAGGCGGTAGTATTCAGGTGCAAGGTCGCCAAGTCACGCTAACTGATGATTCTGGGATTATCTCCAACACCGAAGGAGCTTTGGATGGCGGTTCCATTTCGCTCACGGCGGAGTCGCTGAGTCTCACTGGGGGGGGATTTCTCGATACCTCGACTTTTGGTGAGGGACGAGGTGGGGATTTATCAGTTAGGGTGTCAGAGCTTATTGAGTTACGGGGAACGACTCCCGATGAGCAATTTCCCAGTGGCTTTTTCACTCAAACTGAAGCCCTCGGAGATGCTGGAGATTTAACGATGAGGGCCAGACGATTGGAAATCTCAGATGGCGCACAGATTTCTCTATCCACATTTGCTGAAGGACAAGGTGGGAATTTAGATCTGGTTGTCTCTGAAACTCTTGAACTATCGGGACGCTCGGAAAGCGGAATTTTGGCCAGCAGCATCACCACAAATGCGGATGTAAATTCTCTAGGGAATGGGGGTGATCTTTCAATTCAATCACCGCAAATCACCCTACTCGATGGTGCGGAAATCAGTGCGACTTCCTTCGCGGCAGGTAATGCTGGAAACTTGACGATTCGAGCTTCCGAGTTTTTGGAGTTGAGTGGTTCGGAAGGAGTTATTCCAAGTGGTATTGCGACGCAGGTTGAACCCGGTTTAACAGATGAAGCACTGCCTGGAGGACGTGGTGGTGACATCTTGATTGAAACAGCAGAGTTGCGGGTATTTGATGAAGGCCTGATTACAGCGGTTACGGCTGGTGCAGGGCCGGGCGGCAACATTACTCTCAATACCCAGCGCATTTTTGCACGGGATGGGGGACAAATCCTAAGCAATACTGTCATGTCCGGTGCCGGGGGGACTCTGGAGGCAAACGCTTCGGAGTTGATTGAACTGACGGGGACTAGCCCCGACGGACAACAGCCGAGTGGTTTATTTACTCAATCTCAGGGCCTATTGGTGGAGGGGGGAGCGGGTAATGCGGGAGCATTGAGGGTGAATACTAACCGCCTGAACCTGACTGCTGGGGCAGCCATTGCTGCCGATACGTTCCTTGATGGACAAGGGGGGTCTATTAATGTGACGGCCAGCGATCGCATCCAACTCAGCGGACGCTCAATCTTACCCAGTGACTCCCCCGCCGCCGACCCCGATGGACGTCTCCCCAGCCGCATCACGGCCCAAACGACAGGAACGGGTAATGCCGGCGGCGTGACCCTCAACAGTCCCTTCCTCTCCGTCACCGATGGGGCCCAAGTGGGAGTGGATGCTCGCTTAGGTGGCGGTGCAGCAGGAGATGTCACCCTAAACAGTTCCGACATTCGCTTACAACGGATGGGTCGCATTACCGGAGAAACAGCATCGGGACAGGGGGGCAACCTCCGCTTCACGTCCGAGGATATCCGTCTATTAGATGACAGCAATATCTCCACCACGGCTGGAACCGCCAATCTCCCCGGCGATGGCGGCAACATCAGCATCAACACCAATACTCTGGTGGGTTTAGGCAACAGCAACATTTCTGCCAATGCCTTCGAGGGGTCAGGTGGGGTGATTGAGATTACCACGGAAGGTCTCTTCGGACTCCAGGTGCGATCGCGCCAAGACCTGGAACAACTCAGCGATAACCTAATTGAGTTTGACCCCAGAAACCTGGACAGCAACGACATCACCGCCATTTCCCGCACCAATCCCCAACTCGAAGGCATCGTCGAAATCAACACCCCAGAAGTGGACCCCGTCAGCGCCCTCATCGAACTCGAAGACCGACCCGTCAACGCTGCCGTCGACCAAAACCCCTGCATCCAAGGCAGCGAAACGGAATTTGTGCAAACCGGCAGCAGTGGCCTCCCCCCCAGTCCCAACGACCCCTTCAGCGGAACCACGGGCTGGGAAGACCTACGCCTCGACCCCCTTGATGACCCCCAAGTCCGAGAGGACAGCGCCGAACCCCTCCCCTCCACCCCAAGACAGATTCGCCAAGCCCAAACCTGGCAGGTCAACGCTGAGGGGGAACTGGTCTTAACCGCTCCCGGAACGGGGTCTAACTATCGCCCTCCCGCCGCGCCGGACAACTGTTCCCCCCAGTCCCAAGCACTCCAGAGTGAGAAAAGCGATCGCCCTGGGCCCTCCTCCCCCAACCAAGCCTTCCAAGTCCAAGGTTTCCAATTCGAGGGCAACACAGTCCTCTCTGATGCAGAACTAGCCCAGTCCATCGACGAGGAATTCAGACATGGTGACCTCCAGTTCCAAGACCTGCAAGCCGTCGCAGATCAGATTACAGAGGAGTACAACAAACGGGGCTACATCACCAGCGGCGCTTACATTCCCCCCCAAACCACCCAAAACCGGGTGGTCACAGTGCAAATTCTGGAAGGAACCCTGGAAGATATCCGAGTGCGCACCAGTGGCAACCTCAACCCCAACTATGTGGTGCGCCGCATCCAGCGATTTACCCAGGGACCGGTCAACCAAAAACAACTCCTGCAAGCCCTACAACTGCTGCAACTCGACCCCCGCATTGACCGACTCTCGGCGGAGTTGGGGGCGGGAGTGCGAGCGGGAACCAATCTCCTCAATGTCCAGGTGCAAGAGAGCAATGCCCTCAGTGCCAGTCTCAGCCTGGACAACGATCGCTCCCCCACGGTGGGCAGTTTCCGCCAACAGGTCGACAGCGGCATCGCCAACCTCTTCGGCATTGGGGATGTGGCCACGTTGGCCTACAGCAATACGGAGGGAACAGCCAACTGGAATCTGGGCTATCGTCTCCCCATTAACGCCCTCGATGGAACCATTGGCTTCCTCTATAGCACGGGGGACAGTCGCATTGTCGAGGCCCCCTTCGACCAAGTGGATATCCAAGCGGACACCCGCACTTATGAGGTCAGTTACCGCCAACCGCTGTTACGCCAAGTGCAACCCCGCTTCGAGGAAAATGATGGGGAGAATCATGGGGAGAATGAGCCTTCAGTCCCTCAGGATTACGTGTTTCGGGAGTTTGCGGTGGGATTGAGCGCCTCGCGACGGGATACTCAGACTTCCATTCTTGATCGTAATTTTCCCCTCTCTCCAGGGGCCGATGACCAGGGGGAAACCAACATTTCTGTGTTGCGCCTATTCCAAGATTGGACGCAACGAGACAGCCGCGAGGTGTTTGCCCTACGTTCGGAGTTTAGTCTGGGGGTGAACTGGTTTGGGGCCACGGTGAATGACGGTGAACCCGATAGTGAGTTCTTTGCTTGGCGAGGTCAGGCCCAGTGGGTGCGGCGGCTCTCGGGGATGGACCGTCCTGGAGAAGCGGGGACTCGCGTACTGCTGCGGGGAGATGCACAATTAGCATCCACCTCCCTGGTTCCCATTGAGCAGTTCAGTTTGGGGGGACGGCGGCGGATGCGAGGGTATCGTCAGGATGTGCTGCTGGCGGATTCGGGTCTGTTTGGCTCGGCGGAGGTGCAATTGCCCTTATTCCAGTTTGCTCGCCGCCAAGGAACCGTCTGGCTGGCTCCTTTTGTCGAGGCGGGGACGGTCTGGAATTTGGGCGATCGCGCCAACCCAGAAACGAGTACCTTAGCTTCGGCCGGATTGGGGTTACGCTTACAGTTGGGCGATCGCCTCACGGCCGCCTTCGACTGGGGGATTCCCCTCATTGAACTGGATACGGGCAATAATACGTTACAAGACAACGGTTTGTATTTCTCAATCAGGTTTAACCCCCTATGA